The Kribbella amoyensis genomic sequence GGCGCGTCCGCGGCCCCCGTCTGCAGCCACAGGCGCCGCCCGGTCCGTCCCGTCAGCGGCTCGATCGCCCACACCGAGGTCTCGGCCAGGTACTCGATCCGCTCGTGCCGCGCGATCCGATCCCGCACCCGCGCGAAGGAGGTCCACCCGTGGTGCACCCGACCAGGACGCCGCGCGTTGAACTCCGCGGGCAACTGCCGGTGGTACTGCCCGCCGACGGCCCGCCCGGCGTCGACCAGCAGCACGTCGACCCCCGCGTCGGCCGCCGCCAACGCCGCGTTCATCCCTGCGGGTCCCGCGCCCACAACGACGACGCTCCACTGGCTCCGTGGTGCCGCGGCCGTGCTGCCGTTGACCGCAGCAGGGAGTACCGCGCCGTGTTGGGTGGAGATGCTGTCGCCCGGCGCGATCGTGCGCTGGCAGGCGCGGACATCCGGTACCCCGTTGACGACGACCAGGCAGTCGAAGCAGGCGCCGATCCCGCAGAAGACGCCGCGCGGTTTCGCCTCGGCACCACGCGTGGTCCGCCACGAATCACGCCCGGCCGCCATCAACGCGGCCGCGACCGTCTGGCCAGGCAACGCCTGCACGGGTTGTCCATCAACGCTGATCTGCATGGACGCCTGGGGACGCGGCTCGGCCGGGTCACCGCCGGCCGGCTGGAGGTACGGGCTCACGACGACTCCCCCGTACCGACGACGGCCGGCCGATCGACGCGGAACGGCTCCTGGTCCACGTGCGGCCGCAGTCCGATGAACAACTCGGTCAGCAGCCGCCCTGTCGACGCGGCCAGCCCGATCCCGGCGCCCTCGTGCCCGGTCGCGTGCCACAACCCGGGGACGCGCGGATCCGGCCCGATCACCGGCAGATGGTCCGGGGCGTACGGACGGAAGCCCCCGTACGCCCGCATCACGGGGACCGCGCCGAGGAACGGGAACAGGCCGACCGCCTTCGCGGCCAGCTCACGTAGCACCCGGACCCGGATCGTGTCGTCGAATCCGATCCGCTCCCGGCTCGACCCGATCAGGATGGTGCCCGCCTTCGTCGACTCGACCACGGTGGACGTCTGGAGATCCGCGTCCCCGCTCCCGACGGCGCCGACGTAGTCCGCGTCGTACACCTTGTGCCGGACGGACTCGGGCAGCGGTGCCGTCACCAGGATCATGCCGCGCCTCGGGAGTACCTCGATGGGCGCGCCGGCCGCCGTACCGAAGGCGCCGGCCCAGGGCCCGCAGGCGTTCACCACCGCGGTACACGGGATCGTCTCCGCATCCGTCTCCACACCGATCACGCGGCCTTCGGCGGACCGGAGTACGGAGCGAACGGTGACGCCGGAACGGACCTCACCGCCACGCGCCCGGACCGCAGCGAGGAGCGCCGTGGTCGCGAGGACGGGCTGTACCTGTGCGTCGTCGGGGTAGTAGACCGCCGTGGTCACCTTGCGGGTGAGCAGCGGTTCGAGCTCGAAGGCATCGGCCGGGGTGATCAGCTGAGCGTCGACACCGGCGTCGCGCTGGGTGGCGGCGAACTTCTCCAGCGGTGCGGGATCGGTCGTCGCGACGACCAGGCCACCCTTGTCCTCCCACTCGACATCGGCCACCTGCTCGGGCAGCCGGTCGAGGACGGCGGGCCACTCGCGGCGGGAGGCGATCGCCAGGTCGAGCTCCGGACCCGGCTCCTTGTCGGACACCAGGACGTTGCCCTCACCGGCGGCCGTGGTCCCGCCCGCCGGGGCACCGCGGTCGAGCACCAGGACGCGGACACCGGCCGCCGACAACGCCTCGGCGCAGGCGGCACCCACCATGCCCGCTCCGACCACGACGACGTCCGGCATCCAGCACTCCCAGCAGATCGTTCAGTTTAATGAACGATTCCGAGCGTACGACCGGGATCGCGCCGAGGTCAACCGGTGTGCAGCGAGTCCAGCCCGGCCGGATGGACGTCGGGCGGGTACTCCAGCAGCAGGACCGACTTCACCTCGTCGGTCAGCGCCGCGTACTCGTGCGGCCCGTTCGCGCGGAAGGCCAAGTAGTCGCCGGGGCCGAGCTCCTGGGTCTGGTCGCGGGCCGTGATCAGCAGCCGGCCGGTCAGGATCACGTGGTGTTCGGTGCCCGGATGCCCGGCCGAGTGCTGCACCTTGCCGGCGTGGATCCGCTGGTCGTAGATCTCGAACAGGCTGCCCGGCGACTCCAGCCGGCGCAGCATCCGCAGATCGACGGCGTCACCGCTCAGCACGTCGGTGTCGGCGGACCGGACCACGACCAGGTCGGAGGCCGGTGGCTCGCTCAGCAGGGCCGAGACCGGGACCCCGAGAGCGTTCGACAGACTGAACACCGTCTCGATCGTCGGGTTGCCCGCACCGGACTCCAGCTGGGACAGCGTGCCCTTCGCGATCCCGGACCGCCGCGCCAGTTCCGACAAGGAGATGCCCAGCTCGTCCCGGCGCAGGCGCAGGTTCACCCCCAGTACCCGCCCCGCTCCCTGACCAGCCACAGCCCGGAGCATGTCACAAACCCCGGACCGGTGACGGACGGCGCCGGATCAGGGGATCATCCGGCGGCGCCGCAGGTCGGCGAAGATGCCGTAGAACATCGCCTCGGTGTCGACGTAGGTGTGGAACCCGGCGCGGCGGGCCTTCGAGCCGTCGGCGAAGAAGTCGTAGTCCCAGCCGAAGACGAAGTCGGCGAACGGCCAGGACGACACCTCGGCGAACGGCGTACCGGCGAGCCCGTGGGCGGCCTGGAGCTGTTTCCACACCGGCTCCTTGTCGGCCATCACGTCGGTCAGCGCCATCTGCAACGGCGGCGCCGCCTCCATCCCGAACCAGCCGGCCAGCTTCGGCCAGAGCTCGTTCCAGCGGAACAGATCGCCGTTCGTGATGTTGAACGCCTGGTTCGCCGCAGCCGGCTCGGTGGCCGCCCAGACAGTTGCCTCGGCCAACAGACCGGCGTCGGTCAGCTCCAGCAGACTGTCGTACGCGCCGGGCTTGCCCGGGAATCGCAGCGGGACGCCGAGTTCCTTCGACAACGACGCGTACACCGCGATCGCGACGGCCAGGTTCATCGGGTTGCCGAGCGCGGATCCGCCGACCACCGACGGCCGCAACGCCGACCACGTCCACGCCTTGCCGGCCTGCCGGTCCTCGAGGAATCGCTGCTGGTCCACGTTGAACTCCGGCGGCAGGTGCGGCGGATCGTCCTCGCGCGCGGG encodes the following:
- a CDS encoding helix-turn-helix domain-containing protein, producing the protein MAGQGAGRVLGVNLRLRRDELGISLSELARRSGIAKGTLSQLESGAGNPTIETVFSLSNALGVPVSALLSEPPASDLVVVRSADTDVLSGDAVDLRMLRRLESPGSLFEIYDQRIHAGKVQHSAGHPGTEHHVILTGRLLITARDQTQELGPGDYLAFRANGPHEYAALTDEVKSVLLLEYPPDVHPAGLDSLHTG
- a CDS encoding SDR family oxidoreductase produces the protein MSTERRNVALVVGARGVIGTNLVEHLAGLPDWDVIGLSRRGGVDNSRVRHVAVDLLDPDDTRAKLSGLTGVTHVFYVAYQDRPTWAELVAPNLAMLVNVVEAIEPVARNLRHVSLMQGYKVYGAHLGPFKTPAREDDPPHLPPEFNVDQQRFLEDRQAGKAWTWSALRPSVVGGSALGNPMNLAVAIAVYASLSKELGVPLRFPGKPGAYDSLLELTDAGLLAEATVWAATEPAAANQAFNITNGDLFRWNELWPKLAGWFGMEAAPPLQMALTDVMADKEPVWKQLQAAHGLAGTPFAEVSSWPFADFVFGWDYDFFADGSKARRAGFHTYVDTEAMFYGIFADLRRRRMIP
- a CDS encoding NAD(P)/FAD-dependent oxidoreductase; translation: MPDVVVVGAGMVGAACAEALSAAGVRVLVLDRGAPAGGTTAAGEGNVLVSDKEPGPELDLAIASRREWPAVLDRLPEQVADVEWEDKGGLVVATTDPAPLEKFAATQRDAGVDAQLITPADAFELEPLLTRKVTTAVYYPDDAQVQPVLATTALLAAVRARGGEVRSGVTVRSVLRSAEGRVIGVETDAETIPCTAVVNACGPWAGAFGTAAGAPIEVLPRRGMILVTAPLPESVRHKVYDADYVGAVGSGDADLQTSTVVESTKAGTILIGSSRERIGFDDTIRVRVLRELAAKAVGLFPFLGAVPVMRAYGGFRPYAPDHLPVIGPDPRVPGLWHATGHEGAGIGLAASTGRLLTELFIGLRPHVDQEPFRVDRPAVVGTGESS